The following proteins are co-located in the Seriola aureovittata isolate HTS-2021-v1 ecotype China chromosome 7, ASM2101889v1, whole genome shotgun sequence genome:
- the bnipl gene encoding bcl-2/adenovirus E1B 19 kDa-interacting protein 2-like protein isoform X1 — protein sequence MSGHTDGHAEDRAPVGASDPPNIQDMELREEWQDDGFPRPLPEDCGSPEEAASPSGGEQRPAPPTSLALSGTVGGGVKKRLVAPSLSLTLSGRDSHDQSNDGFSAAALSATPDDTPSLDINLEALETPSDSETGTLPDSTHELEWDDDLPRMGRGRTVDVVRNPAEPSEGLMGVDQVDSRGRRWRRFCISGQEYQVNMSVLEPYLQVLSHGGYYGDGMNAIILFTSCYLPENTVEDYEYVMDNLFRYIVGTLDLMVSENYVLVYLCAMAPRNKLPAIKWLHQCYTSIDRRLKKDLKGLLVVHPAWYIKALITVVKPFISEKFSRKIRFVQSLHQLSEFIPTDRLQIPDTIRQFDEKLNR from the exons atgagTGGACACACTGACGGGCACGCAGAAGACAG AGCTCCTGTAGGGGCCTCGGACCCCCCCAACATCCAGGACATGGAGCTGAGGGAGGAGTGGCAGGACGACGGCTTCCCCAG ACCTCTCCCAGAGGATTGTGGGAGTCCAGAGGAGGCAGCGAGCCCATCAGGAGGCGAGCAGCGACCAG CTCCGCCCACCAGCCTCGCCCTATCAGGTACAGTTGGGGGTGGGGTTAAGAAGCGCCTGGTGGCCCCTTCTCTCAGCCTGACGCTGAGCGGCAGAGACTCTCACGACCAGAGCAATGATGGTTTCTCTGCCGCCGCCCTGTCAGCGACGCCGGACGACACACCATCACTGGACATCAACCTGGAGGCGCTGGAGACGCCATCAGACAGCGAGACAGGAACTCTGCCTGACAGCACGCATGAGCTGGAGTGGGACG ATGACCTACCCAGGATGGGGAGGGGCAGGACTGTGGACGTGGTCAGAAACCCTGCGGAGCCATCTGAGGGTCTGATGGGAGTGGACCAGGTGGACAGCAGGGGGCGCCGCTGGAGGCGGTTCTGTATCTCGGGACAGGAATACCAGGTCAACATGAGTGTCCTGGAGCCGTACCTGCAGGTCCTGTCACacggag GTTACTACGGAGACGGGATGAACGCCATTATcctgttcacttcctgttaccTGCCGGAGAACACGGTGGAGGACTACGAGTACGTCATGGACAACCTGTTCAG GTACATTGTGGGGACTCTGGACCTGATGGTCTCTGAGAACTACGTGCTGGTCTACCTGTGTGCCATGGCTCCCAGAAACAAACTGCCGGCCATCAAATGGCTCCACCAGTGCTACACCTCCATCGACAGGAG GCTGAAGAAGGACCTCAAGGGGCTGCTGGTGGTCCACCCTGCCTGGTACATCAAGGCTCTCATCACTGTGGTCAAACCTTTCATCAG TGAGAAGTTCAGCAGGAAGATTCGGTTTGTCCAGAGTCTACATCAGCTCTCTGAGTTCATCCCCACAGACAGACTGCAGATCCCAGACACCATACGCCA GTTCGACGAGAAGCTGAACAGATGA
- the bnipl gene encoding bcl-2/adenovirus E1B 19 kDa-interacting protein 2-like protein isoform X2, producing MELREEWQDDGFPRPLPEDCGSPEEAASPSGGEQRPAPPTSLALSGTVGGGVKKRLVAPSLSLTLSGRDSHDQSNDGFSAAALSATPDDTPSLDINLEALETPSDSETGTLPDSTHELEWDDDLPRMGRGRTVDVVRNPAEPSEGLMGVDQVDSRGRRWRRFCISGQEYQVNMSVLEPYLQVLSHGGYYGDGMNAIILFTSCYLPENTVEDYEYVMDNLFRYIVGTLDLMVSENYVLVYLCAMAPRNKLPAIKWLHQCYTSIDRRLKKDLKGLLVVHPAWYIKALITVVKPFISEKFSRKIRFVQSLHQLSEFIPTDRLQIPDTIRQFDEKLNR from the exons ATGGAGCTGAGGGAGGAGTGGCAGGACGACGGCTTCCCCAG ACCTCTCCCAGAGGATTGTGGGAGTCCAGAGGAGGCAGCGAGCCCATCAGGAGGCGAGCAGCGACCAG CTCCGCCCACCAGCCTCGCCCTATCAGGTACAGTTGGGGGTGGGGTTAAGAAGCGCCTGGTGGCCCCTTCTCTCAGCCTGACGCTGAGCGGCAGAGACTCTCACGACCAGAGCAATGATGGTTTCTCTGCCGCCGCCCTGTCAGCGACGCCGGACGACACACCATCACTGGACATCAACCTGGAGGCGCTGGAGACGCCATCAGACAGCGAGACAGGAACTCTGCCTGACAGCACGCATGAGCTGGAGTGGGACG ATGACCTACCCAGGATGGGGAGGGGCAGGACTGTGGACGTGGTCAGAAACCCTGCGGAGCCATCTGAGGGTCTGATGGGAGTGGACCAGGTGGACAGCAGGGGGCGCCGCTGGAGGCGGTTCTGTATCTCGGGACAGGAATACCAGGTCAACATGAGTGTCCTGGAGCCGTACCTGCAGGTCCTGTCACacggag GTTACTACGGAGACGGGATGAACGCCATTATcctgttcacttcctgttaccTGCCGGAGAACACGGTGGAGGACTACGAGTACGTCATGGACAACCTGTTCAG GTACATTGTGGGGACTCTGGACCTGATGGTCTCTGAGAACTACGTGCTGGTCTACCTGTGTGCCATGGCTCCCAGAAACAAACTGCCGGCCATCAAATGGCTCCACCAGTGCTACACCTCCATCGACAGGAG GCTGAAGAAGGACCTCAAGGGGCTGCTGGTGGTCCACCCTGCCTGGTACATCAAGGCTCTCATCACTGTGGTCAAACCTTTCATCAG TGAGAAGTTCAGCAGGAAGATTCGGTTTGTCCAGAGTCTACATCAGCTCTCTGAGTTCATCCCCACAGACAGACTGCAGATCCCAGACACCATACGCCA GTTCGACGAGAAGCTGAACAGATGA
- the LOC130172839 gene encoding thioredoxin-interacting protein-like, with amino-acid sequence MVLSSVNKMKVFQLVFSDPGRSFYSSGDKLSGSVQLEAAHTCRVTGLSVTAAGCAHVDHRGGKNRRSRSQEVEYLKYEEELRLEEQLSRDSDGCFLLQPGKTYSFQFGFELPAPGRLVSSYKGKFGYVRYYTRAVLDRPTQHALQCEREFEVEEPLDINKPDLLAPAAAAKQKKVTCLFIPDGQVSISAKIERKGFCEGEEININAKFENTCSRIVVPKAAIIAKHTYLADGRSKVLRQKLSAVRGNHIISGMCDMWQGKSIRVPKLKPSLLGCDIIKVDYALMIYLHIPGSEKLMLELPLVIGTIPFSGVGSRTSSMSSQAGSLGSQAGSLSSWSSFPSAPPSYSNIHRDLRVDGPRTPLLQDYDGGEDEEDDDGGLFMRAPELHYPPPPAYSEVDQDGVNPPQVVQVF; translated from the exons ATGGTGCTGTCCTCCGTCAACAAGATGAAAGTCTTCCAGCTGGTCTTCTCGGACCCCGGCAGGTCCTTCTACAGCAGCGGGGACAAACTGTCCGGCTCCGTGCAGCTGGAGGCGGCTCACACCTGCAGAGTGACCGGCCTCAGTGTCACCGCCGCCGGCTGCGCCCACGTGGACCACCGCGGCGGGAAGAACCGGAGGAGCCGCAGCCAAGAGGTGGAGTACCTGAAGtatgaggaggagctgaggctggaggagcagctgagcAGAG ACTCTGACggctgcttcctgctgcagcctggTAAAACCTACAGCTTCCAGTTCGGCTTCGAGCTGCCGGCCCCGGG gCGTCTGGTGTCGTCCTATAAAGGAAAGTTCGGTTACGTGCGGTACTACACCCGGGCGGTGCTGGACAGGCCTACCCAGCATGCTTTGCAGTGTGAGAGGGAGTTTGAGGTGGAGGAGCCGCTGGACATCAACAAACCCGACCTGCTG GCTCCGGCCGCCGCCGCCAAACAGAAGAAGGTCACCTGTCTGTTCATACCTGACGGCCAGGTGTCCATCAGTGCTAAGATTGAAAGGAAGGGATTCTGTGAGGGAgaggaaataaatataaatgccAAGTTCGAGAACACGTGTTCACGTATCGTGGTGCCGAAGGCCGCAATCATTGCCAAGCACACTTACCTCGCCGACGGACGCAGCAAG GTCTTGCGTCAGAAACTGTCGGCGGTTCGGGGAAATCATATCATCTCTGGGATGTGCGACATGTGGCAGGGGAAGAGCATCAGGGTCCCCAAACTGAAGCCATCACTGCTgggctgtgacatcatcaaggtgGACTACGCCCTTATG atcTACCTGCACATCCCAGGCAGTGAGAAGCTGATGCTGGAGCTGCCTCTGGTCATTGGTACGATCCCGTTCAGCGGCGTCGgcagcagaaccagcagcaTGAGCAGCCAGGCCGGGTCGCTGGGCAGCCAGGCCGGATCCCTGAGCAGCTGGTCCTCCTTCCCCTCCGCCCCCCCGAGCTACAGTAACATCCACAGGGACCTGAGAGTGGACGGGCCCCGCACCCCGCTGCTCCAGGACTACGACGGtggggaggatgaggaggacgaTGACGGGGGACTCTTCATGAGAGCACCAGAACTGCActacccccctccccccgcctACAGCGAG GTGGATCAGGACGGCGTTAACCCTCCTCAGGTTGTTCAGGTGTTCTGA
- the LOC130172840 gene encoding hereditary hemochromatosis protein homolog, protein MFVIRLMIVSLFVHQVMSSGSGRHSLWVLASYISGTTPFPEFSVVLMLDDVQVGYYDSELDRMTRVGRAGEEGAELGLRQEVVSVLREMFSNMGRRLTLVKHRFNLTSGVHVQQRVTGCEVLEDGQPALIMFRDGSNGQDADSLMYNMTHFTYAGREGGEIQWDAVKKTYFQMLYSNIYLPLCVRTLRTLLDREKHLVMRRVRPRVRLINKQVVGGAQVTCLATDFYPRHINLTLLRDSRPVDEDELTGGSVLPNGNGLYQVRKTLTVGNEELRRKHNYTCTTSHLSLDNRLEVSWRAEFSRSYRVHIISAPVGLMVAVLLLLVLLWRRRRSRRSEGVAMETQEQPEEHEL, encoded by the exons ATGTTTGTCATCCGGCTGATGATTGTCTCTCTGTTCGTCCATCAGGTGATGAGTTCAG GTTCAGGACGACACTCCCTGTGGGTGCTGGCCTCCTACATCTCAGGGACGACCCCGTTTCCAGAGTTCTCTGTGGTCCTGATGTTGGACGACGTCCAGGTGGGTTACTATGACTCAGAGCTGGACCGAATGACGAGGGTCGGCAGGGCAGGTGAGGAGGGGGCGGAGCTGGGCCTGCGCCAGGAGGTCGTGTCCGTGTTGCGGGAAATGTTCTCCAACATGGGTAGGAGGCTGACGCTGGTCAAACACCGCTTCAACCTGACGTCGGGAGTCCACGTCCAGCAGAGAGTGACGGGCTGCGAGGTGCTGGAGGACGGACAGCCGGCGCTCATCATGTTCAGGGACGGGTCCAACGGGCAGGACGCCGACAGCCTCATGTACAACATGACACACTTCACATACGCCGGCAGGGAGGGCGGGGAGATCCAGTGGGACGCTGTGAAGAAGACATACTTCCAGATGCTCTATTCAAATATCTACCTGCCCCTCTGTGTCCGGACTCTCAGGACCCTCCTCGACAGGGAAAAGCACCTGGTGATGCGTCGGGTCCGACCTCGAGTCCGCCTCATAAATAAACAGGTAGTGGGCGGGGCTCAGGTCACCTGTCTGGCTACAGACTTCTACCCTCGCCACATCAACCTGACGCTGCTGCGGGACAGCCGGCCCGTGGACGAGGACGAGCTGACCGGCGGCTCAGTGCTGCCCAACGGTAACGGCCTCTACCAGGTGAGGAAGACGCTGACGGTCGGCAACGAGGAGCTGCGGAGAAAACACAACTACACCTGCACCACCTCTCACCTGAGCCTGGACAACCGGCTGGAGGTGAGCTGGAGGGCCGAGTTCTCCCGCTCTTACAGGGTTCACATCATCTCTGCTCCTGTCGGCCTGATGGTCgctgtcctcctgctgctggtgctgctgtggaggaggaggaggagcaggaggtcaGAGGGCGTCGCCATGGAAACACAGGAGCAGCCAGAGGAGCATGAGCTCTAA